A region of Streptomyces sp. NBC_01497 DNA encodes the following proteins:
- a CDS encoding DUF5709 domain-containing protein, with amino-acid sequence MINAVGLMTGCIRQVGDGVDQDGDGLGDSADTDGEIIDGQVGTVRSGRLVFWDEEGTDGIGGTSDGDDYWARDVGIDDGAASAEEPAVHLELVRPIM; translated from the coding sequence ATGATCAACGCGGTGGGCTTGATGACCGGCTGCATACGCCAGGTCGGTGACGGTGTGGACCAGGACGGCGACGGCCTGGGTGACAGCGCGGACACGGACGGCGAGATCATCGATGGCCAGGTGGGCACCGTACGCTCCGGGCGCCTCGTCTTCTGGGACGAGGAAGGCACGGACGGCATCGGTGGCACGAGCGACGGTGACGACTACTGGGCCAGGGACGTGGGGATCGACGACGGCGCCGCGTCGGCGGAGGAGCCGGCGGTCCACTTAGAGCTTGTCCGCCCGATCATGTGA
- a CDS encoding DUF5709 domain-containing protein — MGDEEQAPGLLRASEELDEDEIGDYLDAGYSPAERPLAVSEWGITERESQSHESLSRRLAREVEENRSDDGDGIGDTSDTDGEVIDDQVGSVRAGRLSVWNKDVSGAQYDGDDYWAKDVGIDGGAASAEESAIHVVDPDAYGSR, encoded by the coding sequence ATGGGCGATGAAGAGCAGGCCCCGGGGCTCCTTAGGGCTTCGGAAGAACTTGACGAAGACGAAATTGGGGACTACCTGGACGCCGGGTACTCTCCGGCCGAACGTCCTCTCGCCGTTAGCGAGTGGGGAATAACCGAGCGTGAGTCGCAGAGCCACGAATCCCTGTCCAGGCGGCTGGCACGTGAGGTGGAGGAGAATCGGAGCGATGACGGCGACGGCATCGGCGATACGTCAGACACGGACGGCGAGGTCATCGACGACCAGGTCGGCTCCGTGCGTGCCGGTCGCCTTTCGGTGTGGAATAAAGACGTTAGCGGGGCACAGTACGACGGCGATGACTACTGGGCAAAGGATGTGGGTATCGACGGCGGCGCGGCATCAGCAGAAGAGTCGGCCATTCACGTCGTAGACCCTGATGCGTACGGATCCCGCTGA
- a CDS encoding MFS transporter: protein MFLLAHGVGLLFAARALQGLAVGLITGAAAAALHDLRPHGSAAPLLSSAAPTAGQALGAIVTSVLGQYAPAPTRLIWWLLLAMFVASLLAVLTTQEPGSRRPHALGSLRPQVSVPHPSRSAFAAALPCLVGVWALGGFYLSLGPSLASQLLHSHNLLWGGILIFLLTGLGAAASGALAKVRPARVMLAGCLALTAGALVTFAAIDTSTPWVLFLGTAIAGLGFGPGFLGAYRATATAPAVTPGQRAGLITAIYIVSYVATAVPAVIGGIATALYGLHDTALVYAVAVSVLTATAAVILLARRTATSAAMEYAALCPEPPPGACTVPARPPCSPPRTRT from the coding sequence TTGTTCCTGCTCGCGCACGGAGTCGGGTTGTTGTTTGCGGCGCGCGCGCTGCAGGGCCTCGCGGTCGGCCTTATCACCGGTGCGGCCGCTGCTGCGCTGCACGACTTGCGGCCACACGGCAGCGCGGCACCGCTGTTGTCCAGTGCGGCGCCGACCGCTGGTCAAGCCCTCGGTGCGATCGTCACCAGCGTACTGGGCCAGTACGCCCCGGCACCGACCCGATTGATCTGGTGGCTGCTGCTTGCGATGTTCGTCGCAAGCTTGCTCGCCGTGCTGACTACCCAGGAGCCCGGAAGCAGGCGCCCCCATGCCCTGGGCTCGCTCCGCCCGCAGGTCAGCGTGCCGCACCCGTCCAGGAGTGCCTTCGCCGCCGCCCTGCCCTGCCTGGTCGGCGTGTGGGCGCTCGGTGGCTTCTACCTATCACTTGGACCATCGCTCGCCAGCCAGCTGCTGCACTCCCATAACCTACTCTGGGGCGGCATCTTGATCTTCCTGCTCACAGGGCTCGGGGCCGCGGCCTCCGGAGCACTCGCCAAGGTGAGGCCAGCCCGCGTGATGCTGGCTGGGTGTCTCGCTCTTACCGCCGGGGCCCTGGTGACTTTTGCGGCCATTGACACCAGCACACCTTGGGTCCTGTTTCTGGGCACTGCTATCGCAGGACTCGGCTTTGGTCCCGGCTTCCTCGGCGCCTACCGCGCCACGGCTACGGCCCCCGCAGTCACGCCCGGCCAGCGTGCCGGGCTGATCACGGCCATCTACATCGTCAGCTACGTCGCCACCGCAGTGCCAGCTGTCATTGGCGGCATCGCTACCGCACTATATGGCCTGCATGACACAGCCCTCGTCTACGCCGTAGCCGTGAGCGTCCTCACCGCGACCGCCGCCGTCATTCTCCTGGCCCGCCGTACAGCCACATCCGCCGCGATGGAGTATGCCGCTCTATGCCCCGAGCCGCCACCGGGCGCCTGCACCGTGCCGGCGCGCCCTCCGTGCTCACCTCCGCGGACAAGAACATAA
- a CDS encoding transposase, translating to MVYLITSAEAATAPPAVLAGWVQSHWEIENRLHWVRVTFDEDRSQVRTGNAPRVMASLRNTAITLLRLDGHHNIAAALRHHARDIDRPTDTTS from the coding sequence ATGGTCTACCTGATCACCAGCGCGGAGGCCGCCACCGCACCGCCGGCAGTCCTGGCCGGATGGGTGCAGTCACACTGGGAGATCGAGAACCGCCTGCACTGGGTCCGCGTCACCTTCGACGAAGACCGCTCCCAGGTCCGCACCGGCAACGCGCCCCGCGTCATGGCGAGCCTGCGCAACACCGCGATCACCCTGCTCCGCCTGGACGGCCACCACAACATCGCAGCCGCCCTACGGCACCACGCCCGTGACATCGACCGCCCCACCGACACCACGAGTTAA
- a CDS encoding SDR family NAD(P)-dependent oxidoreductase, whose amino-acid sequence MASDFEGKKLVAIGGASGMGLKTAQNVIEKGGSAVIIGRPGQKLDDAVANLSRSGSAYAIAADLSNWEQVVEAQRQLVQSHSDATLLVNSAGFFLPKPFLDHEVADYDSYHDLNRSTFFLTQTVVRGMIAGGQGGAIVNVGSMWAHQALAVTPSSGYSMAKAGLHALTHNLAIELAGEGIRVNAVAPGVTDTPLFAKVFPPDQLKGALEQLSGLMPLGRTGTPQDLASTIAFLLSSESSWTTGAIFNVDGGIMAGRN is encoded by the coding sequence ATGGCCTCGGACTTCGAAGGCAAGAAACTCGTCGCGATCGGCGGCGCAAGCGGCATGGGACTGAAAACGGCGCAGAACGTCATCGAGAAGGGTGGCAGCGCGGTCATCATCGGCCGACCGGGCCAGAAACTCGACGATGCCGTTGCGAACCTTTCGCGCTCAGGCAGCGCATATGCGATCGCAGCCGACCTGTCGAACTGGGAGCAGGTCGTCGAGGCGCAGAGGCAGCTGGTGCAGAGCCACTCCGACGCGACTCTTCTCGTCAACTCAGCGGGGTTCTTCCTGCCCAAGCCGTTCCTCGACCACGAGGTCGCGGACTACGACTCGTATCACGACCTGAACAGGTCGACGTTCTTCCTGACGCAGACAGTCGTACGGGGCATGATCGCCGGTGGTCAGGGCGGCGCCATCGTGAACGTGGGCAGCATGTGGGCGCACCAGGCTCTCGCTGTGACGCCATCGTCGGGCTACTCGATGGCCAAGGCGGGCTTGCACGCCCTCACACACAACCTGGCCATCGAACTCGCCGGGGAGGGCATCCGGGTGAACGCCGTGGCCCCCGGTGTCACCGATACACCGCTCTTCGCAAAGGTCTTCCCCCCCGACCAGCTGAAAGGGGCGCTTGAGCAGCTCAGCGGCCTGATGCCACTCGGCCGGACCGGCACCCCGCAGGACCTCGCCTCCACCATCGCCTTCCTCCTCTCATCGGAATCGAGCTGGACAACCGGCGCCATCTTCAACGTCGACGGTGGGATCATGGCAGGACGCAACTAA